In a genomic window of Streptomyces pristinaespiralis:
- a CDS encoding WD40/YVTN/BNR-like repeat-containing protein gives MDGYGSNTGRSEGDAAKVPLLEVSPRTCHQGMSLEIRGSGWESWAVRLTVDGQQVLADRVLQGLAVPDVREVGRDLAAEQPTGSDVRPATGEAILPDGNGVFACRLSTFRLDPGEHHIAAVYARRGTDYLQGGDGTAASVTVIVRPFPAAAHGQPPEGSKEGPGGEPPEESDAPLERERYLWERRFGHIGRIPPGAREAQVSGVRALRERRDRLEAGMRAAAGREPDGTTRSAPVPGGTNWTPMGPSPVLAWNTAWSGRALSVAVDPTDTNTVYLGTANGGVWKSTDRGLTWTPKSDYQRSLAIGALAIDPSDHLHIVAGTGEQQATHDTYYGAGLMSSSNGGDTWTELGTAFFDRAPVTRVVFDPTDSTGKRLLVSSGIGVCESTDGGVNWTRRSHVGLFTDMVVFRAPGPPGTLKVVTAQYGEALWTSTRTSGSWSAWTAISSPGLPARREFERVAMAQQAGNPDVALALFAAYPGFAALAKTTDAGSTWTAVPMRLNSAAGSGTSVDAGHAHSVTVPAADMTAPTAPHTYTTTPSGTTPHTHMVSFTAQQFARLAGGGRVELTTNSDATGHTHTVALAFTDLSFYALHVAMHPTDPNVLFVAERSLWRSSTGGGVFEPTNNVHADHHAFVFDPVNPAVCWDANDGGIQISTDTGVTWTDRNRDLATLQFHSIAQHPEWENVLIGGTQDNGVHRYAGTPAWTVSAYGDGGFTAIDPSKPVRMYQEYTNETIYRSDDAGASWSLKNSGIGGRVPFYAPFALDPTTPTTCYFGGDQLWRSANSADSWAAITSGPGPAITAIAVHPGDSNTVYAGTENGRVYRYRRTGATWSPADVTRTDLTGPALPLVCVSDIAVDTAGTVWVTIAGMLNASEPGEFSCDHVYRRGTADTVWTSRSNGLAPANPVNTIVIDPTNANRLFCGADSGVFRTEDAGLNWTLWDQGLPNAPVFDLALHAKRRLLRAATHGRSVWERPVDAAPTTMVDLYVRDTVLDSGRVLPSPSGVADPFDPSATPSTMWWWQSPDIVVDAPQPNYQTTSPVGDYVALARLAHRTARRTAVNRFYVQVHNRGVRAATNVRVRAFLADASANLPALPTDFWSNGKPFAADPVSTAYTPLGPVRTIARLEAAEPGVAEWDFLVPSTAAAHSCVLAVVTCDEDPIAASGVFDVTTLVTTRKHAGLKNLQVEDALPGGVTPSRAFLLLLNKVSLTNQPSTVRFDWANLPEGTRLYITFEKLGNAQGPQPGNGVELLDHADEFLPDQFVDRHGRIRKFDFARSYVMKPDEHRKNELKGVRIDPELGSRGMAVNVRLPADAPDRPVEFHVLQEVQNMLVGGSTYVVRPTAQQQASQADDGEHRGEDAP, from the coding sequence ATGGACGGCTACGGAAGCAACACCGGCCGGTCCGAAGGGGACGCGGCCAAGGTTCCTCTCCTCGAGGTCAGCCCGCGAACGTGTCATCAGGGCATGTCGCTCGAGATCCGCGGCTCGGGCTGGGAGAGCTGGGCGGTCCGGCTCACGGTCGACGGGCAGCAGGTACTGGCCGACCGGGTGCTCCAGGGGCTGGCGGTTCCCGATGTACGCGAAGTCGGCCGCGATCTCGCGGCCGAGCAGCCCACGGGGTCCGATGTCCGGCCGGCCACCGGCGAGGCGATCCTGCCTGACGGCAACGGTGTCTTCGCCTGTCGCCTCTCGACCTTCCGCCTGGACCCGGGTGAACACCACATCGCGGCGGTGTATGCACGGCGGGGAACGGACTACCTACAGGGCGGGGACGGGACGGCCGCGTCCGTGACGGTGATCGTGCGGCCCTTCCCCGCCGCGGCGCACGGCCAGCCCCCGGAGGGCTCGAAGGAGGGGCCTGGCGGTGAGCCCCCGGAGGAGAGCGACGCCCCCCTTGAGCGCGAGCGCTATCTGTGGGAGCGCCGTTTCGGTCACATCGGCCGCATCCCTCCCGGCGCGCGCGAAGCCCAGGTCTCGGGCGTCCGGGCGCTCCGCGAGCGCCGGGACCGGCTGGAGGCGGGCATGCGGGCCGCTGCCGGCCGGGAGCCGGACGGAACGACCCGGTCGGCCCCGGTTCCGGGCGGGACCAACTGGACGCCGATGGGTCCCAGTCCGGTGCTGGCCTGGAACACCGCGTGGAGCGGCCGGGCACTCTCCGTCGCCGTCGACCCCACCGACACGAACACGGTCTACCTCGGTACGGCAAACGGCGGGGTATGGAAGAGCACGGACCGAGGACTAACGTGGACACCGAAATCCGACTACCAGCGCAGTCTGGCCATCGGGGCACTGGCGATCGACCCCTCCGACCACCTCCACATCGTGGCCGGGACGGGTGAGCAGCAGGCCACCCACGACACGTACTACGGCGCCGGTCTGATGAGTTCGTCCAACGGCGGCGACACCTGGACCGAACTGGGGACGGCGTTCTTCGACAGGGCCCCCGTCACCCGCGTGGTGTTCGACCCCACGGACAGCACGGGCAAGCGCCTCCTCGTGTCCTCCGGTATCGGTGTATGCGAAAGCACCGACGGGGGCGTGAACTGGACGCGCCGGAGCCACGTCGGCCTGTTCACCGACATGGTGGTGTTCCGCGCTCCCGGGCCGCCCGGAACCCTGAAGGTCGTCACCGCCCAGTACGGCGAAGCTCTATGGACGAGTACCCGCACCTCCGGGTCCTGGTCCGCTTGGACGGCGATCAGCAGTCCGGGGCTGCCGGCCCGTCGGGAATTCGAGCGGGTCGCGATGGCCCAGCAGGCGGGGAACCCCGACGTCGCCCTCGCCCTGTTCGCTGCCTACCCCGGCTTCGCGGCACTGGCGAAGACGACGGACGCGGGGAGCACCTGGACGGCTGTACCGATGCGCCTGAACTCCGCTGCCGGATCGGGGACATCGGTCGACGCCGGTCACGCCCACTCGGTCACGGTGCCCGCGGCGGACATGACGGCACCGACGGCCCCCCACACCTACACGACCACCCCCAGCGGGACGACGCCCCACACGCACATGGTCTCGTTCACGGCCCAGCAGTTCGCCAGGCTGGCCGGTGGCGGACGAGTGGAGCTCACCACGAACAGTGACGCCACGGGCCACACTCACACCGTCGCCCTCGCCTTCACCGACCTCAGCTTCTACGCCCTGCACGTGGCGATGCACCCCACCGACCCGAACGTCCTGTTCGTCGCGGAGCGGAGTCTGTGGCGCTCCAGCACTGGCGGTGGCGTGTTCGAGCCCACCAACAACGTCCACGCCGACCACCACGCCTTCGTCTTCGATCCGGTCAACCCGGCCGTCTGCTGGGACGCCAACGACGGGGGCATCCAGATCTCCACCGACACCGGCGTGACGTGGACCGACCGCAACCGGGACCTGGCGACGCTCCAGTTCCACTCCATCGCCCAGCACCCCGAGTGGGAGAACGTGCTGATCGGCGGTACGCAGGACAACGGCGTGCACCGCTACGCTGGCACACCGGCGTGGACGGTATCGGCCTACGGTGACGGCGGCTTCACCGCCATCGACCCGTCGAAGCCGGTCCGGATGTACCAGGAGTACACCAACGAGACCATCTACCGTTCCGATGACGCCGGCGCCTCGTGGTCTCTGAAGAACTCCGGAATCGGCGGCAGGGTCCCGTTCTACGCGCCGTTCGCGCTCGACCCGACCACCCCCACCACCTGCTATTTCGGTGGGGACCAGCTCTGGCGCAGCGCGAACAGCGCCGACAGCTGGGCAGCCATCACCTCGGGACCCGGACCGGCGATTACCGCCATCGCCGTCCATCCGGGCGACAGCAACACCGTCTACGCCGGGACGGAGAACGGACGGGTCTACCGGTACCGGCGCACGGGGGCGACATGGAGCCCCGCGGACGTGACGCGCACGGACCTGACGGGTCCGGCCCTGCCCCTGGTATGCGTGTCCGACATCGCCGTCGACACCGCGGGGACCGTCTGGGTGACCATCGCCGGCATGCTGAACGCCTCGGAACCCGGCGAGTTCAGCTGCGACCACGTCTACCGGCGGGGCACGGCCGACACCGTGTGGACCTCGCGTTCCAACGGACTGGCACCGGCCAACCCCGTCAACACCATCGTGATCGACCCGACGAACGCCAACCGACTCTTCTGCGGCGCCGACAGCGGCGTGTTCCGAACCGAGGACGCGGGCCTGAACTGGACCCTGTGGGACCAGGGTCTGCCCAACGCACCGGTGTTCGACCTTGCCCTGCACGCCAAGCGCCGACTGCTGCGCGCCGCCACGCACGGCAGGAGCGTCTGGGAGCGCCCCGTTGACGCGGCGCCGACCACGATGGTCGACCTGTACGTGCGCGACACCGTGCTCGACTCCGGCCGGGTCCTTCCCTCCCCCTCGGGCGTCGCGGACCCCTTCGACCCGAGCGCCACGCCGAGCACCATGTGGTGGTGGCAGAGCCCCGACATCGTAGTGGACGCCCCACAGCCCAACTACCAGACGACGAGCCCGGTCGGCGACTACGTCGCCCTGGCCCGGCTGGCGCACCGTACGGCACGCCGGACGGCCGTGAACCGCTTCTACGTACAGGTCCACAACAGGGGCGTCCGCGCGGCGACGAACGTCCGGGTGCGGGCCTTCCTGGCCGACGCCTCCGCGAACCTGCCCGCCCTGCCCACGGACTTCTGGTCCAACGGCAAGCCCTTCGCCGCCGATCCCGTCAGCACGGCCTACACGCCCCTCGGCCCGGTCAGGACGATCGCCAGGCTGGAAGCGGCGGAGCCCGGTGTGGCCGAATGGGACTTCCTCGTGCCATCCACCGCGGCCGCCCACTCCTGCGTCCTGGCGGTCGTCACCTGCGACGAGGACCCCATCGCGGCGAGCGGGGTCTTCGACGTGACGACGCTGGTCACCACCCGCAAGCACGCCGGGCTGAAGAACCTCCAGGTCGAGGACGCGCTGCCCGGCGGCGTCACACCATCCCGCGCATTCCTCCTCCTGCTCAACAAGGTCAGCCTGACCAACCAGCCCTCCACCGTGAGGTTCGACTGGGCGAACCTTCCCGAGGGCACGCGGCTGTACATCACCTTCGAGAAGCTCGGCAACGCCCAGGGGCCGCAGCCCGGCAACGGCGTCGAACTCCTTGATCACGCGGACGAGTTCCTGCCCGATCAGTTCGTCGACCGGCACGGGCGGATCCGCAAGTTCGACTTCGCGCGCTCGTACGTGATGAAGCCCGACGAACACCGCAAGAACGAGCTGAAGGGCGTGCGCATCGACCCCGAGCTCGGTTCCCGGGGGATGGCCGTCAACGTCCGCCTCCCTGCGGACGCGCCGGACCGGCCCGTCGAGTTCCACGTCCTCCAAGAGGTACAGAACATGCTGGTGGGCGGCAGCACCTACGTGGTCCGTCCCACCGCGCAGCAGCAGGCCTCGCAGGCCGATGACGGGGAGCACAGAGGGGAAGACGCGCCATGA
- the argC gene encoding N-acetyl-gamma-glutamyl-phosphate reductase, whose protein sequence is MTVRAAVAGASGYAGGELLRLLLAHPEVEIGALTGNSNAGKPLGTMQPHLLPLADRVLMPTTAEALSGHDVVFLALPHGQSAAVAEQLGDDVLVIDMGADFRLKDAADWEQFYGSGHAGTWPYGLPELPGARAALEGSRRVAVPGCYPTAVSLALFPAYQAGIAEPEAVITAATGTSGAGKALKPHLLGSEVMGSMSPYGVGGGHRHTPEMIQNLSAVAGERVTVSFTPTLAPMARGILATCSVKAKPGTTAHDVRAAYEKALADEEFVHLLPEGQWPATASVYGSNAVQIQVAYDENAGRVIAISAIDNLTKGTAGGAVQSMNIALGLPESTGLSTIGVAP, encoded by the coding sequence ATGACCGTACGAGCAGCAGTGGCAGGGGCGAGCGGGTACGCGGGCGGAGAGCTGCTCCGGCTGCTCCTGGCCCACCCCGAGGTCGAGATCGGCGCGCTCACCGGCAACTCCAACGCCGGCAAGCCCCTCGGCACCATGCAGCCGCACCTGCTGCCGCTGGCCGACCGGGTGCTGATGCCGACCACCGCAGAGGCGCTCTCCGGGCACGACGTCGTGTTCCTCGCGCTCCCGCACGGGCAGTCCGCCGCCGTGGCCGAGCAGCTCGGCGACGACGTGCTGGTCATCGACATGGGGGCCGACTTCCGGCTGAAGGACGCCGCCGACTGGGAGCAGTTCTACGGCTCCGGGCACGCCGGCACCTGGCCCTACGGCCTGCCGGAACTGCCGGGCGCCCGCGCCGCGCTGGAGGGGTCCAGGCGTGTCGCGGTGCCCGGCTGCTATCCCACCGCCGTCTCGCTCGCGCTGTTCCCCGCCTACCAGGCGGGAATCGCCGAGCCGGAGGCCGTGATCACCGCCGCCACCGGAACCTCCGGCGCCGGCAAGGCGCTCAAGCCGCATCTCCTCGGCTCCGAGGTCATGGGGTCCATGAGCCCTTACGGCGTCGGCGGCGGCCACCGCCACACCCCCGAGATGATCCAGAATCTGAGCGCGGTCGCGGGGGAGCGGGTCACCGTCTCCTTCACGCCCACCCTCGCGCCCATGGCCCGCGGCATCCTCGCCACCTGCTCCGTGAAGGCGAAGCCGGGCACCACGGCGCACGACGTGCGGGCCGCGTACGAGAAGGCGCTGGCCGACGAGGAGTTCGTGCACCTGCTGCCCGAGGGGCAGTGGCCCGCCACCGCCTCCGTGTACGGGTCGAACGCGGTGCAGATCCAGGTCGCGTACGACGAGAACGCCGGCCGCGTGATCGCGATCAGCGCCATCGACAACCTCACCAAGGGCACCGCCGGCGGCGCGGTGCAGAGCATGAACATCGCCCTCGGACTCCCCGAGAGCACCGGTCTTTCCACGATTGGAGTTGCGCCGTGA
- a CDS encoding TetR/AcrR family transcriptional regulator yields MSGTDVSTGQSGRRRPARERLLAAAARRFYADGVAATGIDTITADAGVAKMSLYNNFSSKAELVRAYLDARHEEWLGLYRARLEQARGPRAGVLAVFDAYADHAASAFEHGFRGCGLLNAAAELPAADAGRAVVRAHKEEVERLIAGHLEELLPGRPDEAHATAEHLSFLLEGAMARAGLEGDGVRLQHARSLAADLLERL; encoded by the coding sequence ATGAGCGGGACCGATGTGAGTACGGGGCAGAGCGGCAGGCGGCGTCCGGCGAGGGAGCGGCTGCTGGCGGCGGCCGCCCGCCGCTTCTACGCCGACGGGGTGGCGGCGACCGGCATCGACACGATCACCGCCGATGCCGGTGTGGCGAAGATGAGCCTCTACAACAACTTCTCCTCCAAGGCCGAACTCGTCAGGGCCTACCTCGACGCCCGGCACGAAGAGTGGCTCGGCCTCTACCGGGCGCGGCTGGAGCAGGCCCGGGGGCCGCGCGCCGGGGTGCTGGCGGTCTTCGACGCCTACGCCGACCACGCGGCGTCCGCCTTCGAGCACGGCTTCCGCGGCTGCGGGCTGCTCAACGCCGCCGCGGAACTCCCCGCCGCGGACGCGGGGCGGGCCGTGGTGCGCGCTCATAAGGAGGAGGTCGAGCGGCTGATCGCCGGCCACCTGGAGGAGCTGCTGCCCGGCCGCCCCGATGAGGCACACGCGACGGCCGAGCACCTGTCCTTCCTCCTGGAGGGCGCGATGGCCCGCGCCGGCCTGGAGGGCGACGGCGTCCGTCTCCAGCACGCCCGCTCCCTCGCGGCCGACCTGCTCGAGCGACTGTGA
- the argB gene encoding acetylglutamate kinase: protein MSTTRKHTALPKAQILIEALPWLTRHNGKTVVIKFGGNAMIDEDLKAAFAQDVVFLRHAGLKPVVVHGGGPQISAALDQHGLVSEFKAGLRVTTPEAMDVVRMVLAGQVQRELVGLLNQHGPFAVGLTGEDAHTITATKHQPQIDGEFVDIGRVGEITEIDTGAITALLADGRIPVISSIARSQDDGHVYNVNADTAAAALAAALGAETLMVLTDVEGLYEDWPDSDEVISRLTATQLEKLLPELSSGMVPKMEGCLHAVRNGVNTARVIDGRVQHSILLEIFTDEGIGTMVVPDVQGEA from the coding sequence ATGAGCACGACCAGGAAGCACACCGCGCTGCCCAAGGCCCAGATCCTCATCGAGGCCCTGCCGTGGCTGACCCGCCACAACGGAAAGACCGTCGTCATCAAGTTCGGCGGCAACGCCATGATCGACGAGGACCTGAAGGCGGCCTTCGCCCAGGACGTCGTCTTCCTCCGGCACGCCGGCCTCAAGCCGGTCGTCGTGCACGGCGGCGGCCCGCAGATCTCCGCGGCGCTCGACCAGCACGGCCTGGTCAGCGAGTTCAAGGCGGGACTGCGGGTCACCACCCCGGAGGCGATGGACGTCGTACGGATGGTGCTCGCCGGGCAGGTCCAGCGCGAACTGGTCGGCCTGCTCAACCAGCACGGCCCGTTCGCCGTCGGCCTCACCGGCGAGGACGCCCACACCATCACCGCGACCAAGCACCAGCCGCAGATCGACGGCGAGTTCGTCGACATCGGCCGGGTCGGCGAGATCACCGAGATCGACACCGGCGCCATCACGGCGCTCCTCGCCGACGGCCGGATCCCGGTCATCTCCTCGATCGCTCGCTCACAGGACGACGGACATGTCTACAACGTCAATGCTGATACGGCGGCTGCGGCACTCGCTGCGGCGCTGGGCGCAGAGACCCTGATGGTCCTCACCGACGTCGAGGGCCTCTACGAGGACTGGCCCGACAGCGACGAGGTGATCAGCCGGCTCACCGCCACCCAGCTGGAGAAGCTGCTGCCCGAACTGTCCAGCGGCATGGTGCCCAAGATGGAGGGCTGCCTGCACGCCGTGCGCAACGGGGTCAACACCGCGCGTGTGATCGACGGCCGGGTCCAGCACTCGATCCTGCTGGAGATCTTCACGGACGAAGGCATCGGCACCATGGTCGTGCCCGACGTACAGGGGGAAGCGTGA
- a CDS encoding MFS transporter translates to MSTNQPPQVSAAPSGAPAEGVPDARRRRTILIAVCVALMAVIASVSGLNVAQPDLAVAFGASQSTILWIINIYTLGLAALLLPLGALGDRWGRKPMLLTGLIVFGVAGVVAGLAPSAEVMLAARLFSGVGAAMIMPITLAVITSTFPAEARGRAIGVWTGVAGGGGVLGMFLSAALVDAANWRWLFVLPVALVVVAFVMALRSVPDSRERSGHTFDTVGALTSVAAVAGLIFVLQEGPERGWTAPATLVGLLVGVTATVGFVAWELRRRDAALLDVRLFGERSLAGGSMTLLVVFGVQAGIFVALFPYFQAVLGWSGLLSTLALMPMAVLMMAASSLASRLTARVGPRATMGTGILTAGAGLALMAAMVSVDGGYLSVLPGMLTMGIGMGLSMTPSTEAITGALPGERQGVASALNDVTREFGTALGVALLGALLSSGYRGAVDTRLAGVPQGAADTAREGVANALDVANQAGPRSQALIHAARESFVDGWQQAMWAGVAVMAVLFLHLLAKGPRYATPEPAEHATHEPADASP, encoded by the coding sequence ATGAGTACGAACCAGCCTCCCCAGGTGAGCGCTGCCCCGAGCGGCGCCCCCGCCGAGGGCGTGCCGGACGCGCGTCGGCGTCGCACGATCCTGATCGCCGTCTGCGTCGCGCTGATGGCCGTCATCGCCTCGGTGTCCGGGCTCAACGTCGCCCAGCCCGACCTGGCGGTCGCCTTCGGCGCCTCGCAGAGCACGATCCTGTGGATCATCAACATCTACACACTCGGCCTGGCCGCACTTCTCCTGCCGCTCGGCGCGCTCGGCGACCGCTGGGGGCGCAAACCCATGCTCCTCACCGGCCTGATCGTCTTCGGCGTCGCCGGCGTGGTGGCCGGTCTCGCCCCGTCCGCGGAAGTCATGCTCGCCGCACGCCTGTTCAGCGGCGTGGGTGCGGCGATGATCATGCCCATCACGCTCGCCGTCATCACCTCGACCTTCCCGGCCGAGGCGCGCGGACGGGCGATCGGCGTGTGGACCGGCGTCGCCGGGGGCGGCGGCGTCCTGGGCATGTTCCTCTCCGCCGCCCTGGTCGACGCGGCGAACTGGCGGTGGCTGTTCGTCCTGCCCGTCGCACTCGTCGTCGTGGCCTTCGTCATGGCGCTGCGTTCCGTTCCCGACTCCCGCGAGAGGTCCGGGCACACCTTCGACACCGTCGGCGCTCTGACCTCCGTCGCAGCGGTGGCCGGCCTCATCTTCGTCCTGCAGGAGGGACCCGAACGGGGCTGGACCGCTCCGGCCACCCTGGTCGGCCTCCTCGTCGGCGTCACCGCCACCGTCGGCTTCGTGGCCTGGGAGCTCCGCCGCCGGGATGCCGCGCTGCTGGACGTGCGCCTGTTCGGCGAGCGTTCCCTGGCCGGCGGCTCGATGACGCTCCTGGTGGTCTTCGGCGTCCAGGCGGGCATCTTCGTGGCCCTCTTCCCGTACTTCCAGGCCGTGCTCGGCTGGTCCGGTCTGCTGTCCACCCTTGCGCTGATGCCCATGGCCGTGCTGATGATGGCCGCCTCAAGTCTCGCCTCGCGGCTCACCGCGCGTGTCGGCCCGCGAGCGACCATGGGCACGGGAATCCTCACGGCCGGTGCGGGTCTGGCGCTGATGGCCGCCATGGTCTCCGTCGACGGCGGTTACCTGTCCGTTCTTCCCGGCATGCTGACCATGGGCATCGGCATGGGCCTGTCCATGACGCCCTCCACCGAGGCCATCACCGGTGCCCTCCCCGGTGAGCGCCAGGGTGTCGCGTCCGCCCTCAACGACGTCACGCGGGAGTTCGGGACCGCGCTCGGCGTCGCCCTGCTCGGAGCGCTCCTGTCCTCCGGCTACCGCGGTGCCGTCGACACCCGGCTCGCCGGCGTGCCCCAGGGCGCCGCGGACACCGCCCGAGAGGGCGTCGCCAACGCCCTCGACGTCGCGAACCAGGCCGGACCTCGATCGCAGGCACTGATCCACGCAGCCCGGGAATCGTTCGTCGACGGCTGGCAACAGGCCATGTGGGCGGGCGTCGCCGTCATGGCCGTCCTCTTCCTCCACCTCCTCGCCAAGGGCCCTCGGTACGCCACCCCTGAGCCGGCCGAGCACGCCACCCACGAACCGGCCGACGCGAGTCCGTGA
- a CDS encoding DMT family transporter, with protein MRRPAGHGRSAGTGALCVLAASVLWGTTGTAATFAPEVGPLAIGAVAMGLGGLLQALLAAPRIARHAARLRDQRGTVLLGAASVGVYPLAFYSSMHLAGVAVGTVVSIGAAPLASALIERVVDGRRLTRRWMLAASLGLFGTVLLCVAEATRAADDAGGASVAATVLGVGLGLVAAATYALYSWAAHRLISRDIPSRAAMGAVFGLGGLLLLPVLAVTGAPLVSSWSNAAVGAYMALVPMFAGYVLFGRGLAHVLASTATTLSLLEPAVAAVLAVLVVGERLPAAGWTGIALVIACLAVLTTPAAAVRRQRRSGGPDQSADAGPARQGDPVRSSAP; from the coding sequence GTGAGGCGGCCCGCCGGACACGGCAGGTCCGCGGGGACCGGCGCGCTCTGTGTGCTGGCGGCCTCCGTCCTGTGGGGGACGACGGGCACGGCCGCGACGTTCGCCCCGGAAGTCGGGCCGCTCGCCATCGGCGCCGTCGCGATGGGCCTGGGCGGACTCCTCCAAGCCCTCCTCGCCGCCCCACGGATCGCCCGCCACGCGGCCCGGCTGCGCGACCAGCGCGGCACGGTGCTGCTCGGGGCGGCCTCGGTGGGGGTCTACCCCCTGGCGTTCTACAGCTCCATGCACCTGGCCGGAGTCGCCGTGGGGACCGTGGTGTCGATCGGCGCCGCCCCGTTGGCGTCGGCCCTGATCGAACGCGTCGTGGACGGCCGTCGGCTCACACGCCGCTGGATGCTCGCGGCCTCCCTCGGGCTGTTCGGCACCGTTCTGTTGTGCGTCGCGGAGGCCACCCGCGCCGCCGACGACGCGGGAGGGGCCTCCGTGGCCGCGACCGTGCTCGGTGTGGGCCTCGGCCTCGTCGCCGCCGCGACCTACGCGCTGTACTCCTGGGCCGCACACCGGCTCATCAGCCGCGACATCCCTTCCCGTGCGGCGATGGGTGCCGTCTTCGGGCTCGGCGGGCTGCTCCTCCTGCCCGTCCTGGCCGTCACGGGCGCCCCGCTCGTCAGCTCGTGGTCCAACGCGGCCGTCGGCGCCTACATGGCGCTGGTCCCGATGTTCGCCGGCTACGTCCTGTTCGGCCGGGGGCTCGCGCACGTGCTCGCCAGCACCGCCACCACGCTGTCCCTGCTGGAACCGGCCGTCGCGGCCGTACTCGCCGTCCTGGTCGTCGGCGAACGCCTCCCCGCCGCCGGCTGGACCGGGATCGCGCTCGTCATCGCATGCCTCGCCGTCCTCACCACCCCCGCAGCAGCCGTCCGCCGCCAGCGGCGATCCGGCGGGCCGGACCAGAGCGCCGATGCCGGTCCGGCGAGGCAGGGCGACCCGGTGCGTTCCTCGGCCCCTTAG
- the argJ gene encoding bifunctional glutamate N-acetyltransferase/amino-acid acetyltransferase ArgJ, with translation MSVTAAKGFTAAGIAAGIKANGNPDLALVVNTGPRRAAAGVFTSNRVKAAPVLWSEQVLTGGEVSAVVLNSGGANACTGPKGFQDTHATAEKAAEVLGHSAGEVAVASTGLIGVLLPMDKLLPGIEQAAAQLSEHGGEKAAIAIKTTDTVHKTAVAQGDGWTVGGMAKGAGMLAPGLATMLVVLTTDADLEPADLDKALRDATRQTFDRVDSDGCMSTNDTVLLLASGASTITPRYEEFAEAVRAVCDDLGRQLIGDAEGASKDIKVEVVNAATEDDAVEVGRSIARNNLLKCAIHGEDPNWGRVLSAIGTTRAAFEPDRLNVAINDVWVCRNGSVGEDRDLVDMRYREVRITADLAAGTESAVIWTNDLTADYVHENSAYSS, from the coding sequence GTGAGCGTGACCGCAGCGAAGGGATTCACGGCAGCGGGCATCGCCGCCGGGATCAAGGCGAACGGCAACCCGGACCTGGCCCTCGTGGTCAACACCGGGCCCCGCCGCGCCGCCGCCGGTGTCTTCACCTCCAACCGCGTCAAGGCCGCACCCGTACTGTGGTCCGAGCAGGTCCTCACCGGCGGCGAGGTCAGCGCGGTGGTCCTCAACTCCGGTGGCGCCAACGCCTGTACGGGTCCCAAGGGCTTCCAGGACACCCACGCCACCGCGGAGAAGGCGGCCGAGGTGCTCGGTCACAGCGCGGGCGAGGTGGCCGTCGCGTCCACCGGGCTGATCGGCGTCCTGCTCCCCATGGACAAGCTGCTCCCTGGCATCGAGCAGGCCGCCGCCCAGCTCTCCGAGCACGGCGGCGAGAAGGCCGCCATCGCCATCAAGACCACGGACACGGTCCACAAGACCGCGGTCGCCCAGGGCGACGGCTGGACCGTCGGCGGCATGGCCAAGGGCGCCGGCATGCTCGCACCCGGCCTCGCCACGATGCTCGTCGTCCTCACCACCGACGCCGACCTCGAGCCCGCCGACCTGGACAAGGCACTGCGCGACGCCACCCGGCAGACCTTCGACCGGGTCGACTCCGACGGCTGCATGTCCACCAACGACACCGTGCTGCTCCTCGCCTCCGGCGCCAGCACGATCACCCCCCGCTACGAGGAGTTCGCCGAGGCCGTACGGGCGGTCTGCGACGACCTCGGCCGGCAGCTGATCGGCGACGCGGAGGGCGCGAGCAAGGACATCAAGGTCGAGGTCGTCAACGCGGCCACGGAGGACGACGCCGTGGAGGTCGGCCGCTCCATCGCCCGTAACAACCTCCTCAAGTGCGCCATCCACGGCGAGGACCCCAACTGGGGCCGGGTGCTGTCCGCCATCGGCACCACGCGCGCCGCGTTCGAGCCGGACCGGCTGAACGTCGCCATCAACGACGTGTGGGTCTGCAGGAACGGCTCGGTCGGCGAGGACCGCGACCTCGTCGACATGCGGTACCGCGAGGTCCGGATCACCGCCGACCTCGCCGCCGGCACCGAGTCCGCGGTCATCTGGACCAACGACCTCACCGCCGACTACGTCCACGAGAACAGCGCGTACAGCTCATGA